A stretch of Natronococcus sp. CG52 DNA encodes these proteins:
- a CDS encoding branched-chain amino acid ABC transporter permease, whose amino-acid sequence MATVDEVVNRGRGLTLEQIMLVLAVFVTLVLAVDLVHGVVTGRYSISRIGRYAWQGLMYGLIIGLAGIGLSMTYSILNFANFAHGDYISTGAFLGWGITYLIAGRTLMFGEEVSFGHLALVAPQRGVGGAEIGISIWSTPLAILIGLVFTGVATAALVLLIDRYVYKPMRGSGGIPLLIASIGVAFALRYLLVFVYSSRTRGTTSTFGLPEFDFLLVDGTVNVDMHDFTLLVAAGSLMIGVHLLLQKTKLGKAMRAMSDNKDLAQVTGIPTERVIRWTWIIGGGLAGVAGYLMVLWTGTISYQFGWLLLLLIFSAVILGGIGSVYGAIVGGIVIGLAMRLSLIWLPGGDFTTITAFLIMIVVLLIKPSGLFGGKTTA is encoded by the coding sequence ATGGCGACTGTCGATGAGGTGGTAAATCGAGGGCGGGGGCTCACTCTCGAGCAGATTATGCTCGTACTCGCAGTATTCGTGACCCTGGTACTGGCCGTGGATCTCGTCCACGGGGTTGTGACGGGGAGATACAGCATCTCCCGGATCGGCAGGTACGCCTGGCAAGGGTTGATGTACGGTCTGATCATCGGACTGGCCGGCATCGGCCTCTCGATGACGTACAGCATCCTGAACTTCGCGAATTTCGCCCACGGGGACTACATCTCGACGGGGGCGTTTCTCGGCTGGGGTATAACGTATCTCATCGCCGGACGAACGCTCATGTTCGGGGAGGAGGTGAGTTTCGGACACCTCGCCCTCGTCGCCCCGCAGCGCGGGGTCGGGGGCGCTGAGATCGGCATTTCGATCTGGTCGACGCCGCTGGCGATTCTGATCGGCCTCGTGTTCACCGGCGTCGCCACCGCCGCACTCGTCCTGCTTATCGATCGGTACGTGTACAAGCCGATGCGCGGTTCTGGCGGGATTCCGCTGTTGATCGCGAGTATCGGGGTCGCGTTCGCGCTCCGGTACCTCCTCGTGTTCGTCTACTCGTCGCGTACGCGCGGAACGACGAGCACCTTCGGACTGCCGGAGTTCGATTTCCTGTTGGTCGACGGAACCGTCAACGTCGACATGCACGACTTCACACTGCTGGTGGCGGCGGGTAGCCTCATGATCGGTGTCCACCTCCTGCTCCAGAAAACGAAGTTGGGGAAAGCGATGCGCGCGATGTCCGACAACAAGGACCTCGCGCAGGTGACCGGCATTCCGACCGAACGCGTCATTCGCTGGACGTGGATCATCGGCGGCGGCCTGGCGGGCGTCGCGGGGTACCTCATGGTGCTCTGGACGGGAACGATCAGTTATCAGTTCGGCTGGCTGTTACTGCTGCTTATCTTCTCCGCGGTGATCCTCGGCGGTATCGGTTCGGTTTACGGCGCCATCGTCGGCGGAATCGTCATCGGACTGGCGATGCGCCTCTCCCTGATCTGGTTACCGGGCGGTGACTTCACCACGATCACCGCGTTCCTCATCATGATCGTCGTACTGCTGATCAAACCATCGGGACTGTTCGGAGGGAAGACGACAGCATGA
- a CDS encoding SDR family oxidoreductase — protein sequence MSPKTAFDVDFDGTVAVITGASGALGSATVDRFREAGATVCAVDVVEPDDEGSLLETDAGTHFYEADLTDEDDVARLVDDLVDDHGRIDHLCNIAGTWRGGDPIEETDLEEFDLLVDVNLKTAFLASKRALPHLQQSEGSIVSISARSSLEGGEGDGPYRITKAGIRLLTETLAEENEGVVRANCVMPSVIDTPMNREMMPDADHDSWVEPREIADVLAFLCSDGAAVTSGAAVPVYGEA from the coding sequence ATGTCACCGAAGACAGCCTTCGACGTCGACTTCGACGGAACCGTCGCCGTGATCACGGGTGCGAGCGGTGCGCTGGGAAGCGCGACCGTCGACCGCTTTCGCGAGGCCGGTGCGACCGTCTGTGCCGTCGACGTGGTCGAACCCGACGACGAGGGCAGTTTGCTCGAGACCGACGCCGGAACCCACTTTTACGAGGCCGACCTGACCGACGAGGACGACGTCGCGCGCCTCGTCGACGATCTCGTCGACGACCACGGTCGGATCGATCACCTCTGTAACATCGCCGGCACCTGGCGCGGCGGCGATCCGATCGAGGAGACCGACCTCGAGGAGTTCGACCTGCTGGTCGACGTGAACCTGAAGACGGCCTTCCTGGCCTCGAAGCGCGCGCTGCCCCACCTCCAGCAGTCCGAAGGATCGATCGTCAGCATCAGCGCTCGGTCGTCGCTCGAGGGAGGGGAGGGTGACGGTCCCTACCGGATCACGAAGGCCGGAATCCGACTGCTGACGGAGACGCTGGCCGAGGAGAACGAGGGCGTCGTCCGGGCGAACTGCGTGATGCCCAGCGTGATCGACACGCCGATGAACCGTGAGATGATGCCCGACGCCGATCACGACTCGTGGGTCGAACCGCGCGAGATCGCGGACGTGCTGGCGTTTCTCTGTAGCGACGGGGCGGCAGTGACGAGCGGTGCAGCCGTGCCCGTTTACGGCGAGGCCTAA
- a CDS encoding response regulator translates to MTSGSSVLEEYRYDAAAEDRVRMLLVESDSDDAQLVCEAFGAVSTETTIDVVPDGEAALEFLEQRVDETDPVPDLVLLNLELPGMDGFEFLEAVRADGELAHLPVLVLTNSNASEDVNESYDRAANAYLTKPSDPAAFERIASAIERFWFERASLPPISS, encoded by the coding sequence TTGACCTCGGGGTCCTCGGTCCTGGAGGAGTACCGATACGACGCCGCGGCCGAAGACCGCGTACGGATGTTACTCGTCGAGAGTGACTCCGACGACGCGCAACTCGTCTGTGAGGCCTTCGGGGCGGTTTCGACGGAAACCACGATCGACGTGGTGCCGGACGGCGAGGCGGCACTGGAGTTCCTCGAGCAGCGCGTCGACGAGACCGATCCGGTTCCGGACCTCGTGCTTCTCAACCTGGAACTTCCCGGAATGGACGGATTCGAGTTTCTCGAGGCGGTTCGAGCGGACGGCGAACTGGCTCACTTACCGGTACTCGTGCTGACGAACTCGAACGCCAGCGAGGACGTCAACGAGAGTTACGACCGCGCCGCAAACGCCTACCTCACGAAGCCGTCCGACCCCGCCGCATTCGAGCGGATCGCGAGCGCGATCGAGCGCTTCTGGTTCGAGCGAGCCTCGCTTCCGCCGATCTCCTCCTGA